In Candidatus Eisenbacteria bacterium, the DNA window GCTTCGTTGCGACGGGAACCGCGATTTTCAAGCCGGCCGTGCACGGGACGATCGCGAAGACGACGACCAAGGAGACCTCGTCGATGGGTTGGGGGTTGTTCTACTGGGTCGTCAACATCGGCGGCGCGCTCGCCCCGATGTGCGCGGCGCCTCTCCGCGGCGAGATCAACTGGCACGTTGTCTTCTATGCCGCCGCAGCGGTGACCGCGTTCAACTTCCTTCCCGCGTTTCTTCTCTATCGCGAACCGGAAAAGGTCCCCTCGAAGGAAGGAGAGAAGGGACCTGTCGGTGTGTTCGTTTCCTCGATCGGGACGGTCTTCAAGGATCTGCGCCTCGTTGCGTTCCTTCTCATCTTCTCCTGCTTCTGGCTGATGTTCATGCAGCTCTGGGATCTCCTCCCGAACTTCGTGGAGGAATGGGTAGACACGTCGGACGTCGCGGGCGTCTTCGGCGCGGTAAGCGGTAGCTGGCTCCTTTCGGACGGCCAGGTGAAACCTGAGATGATCATCAACATCAACCCGTGGTCGATCATCCTCCTTGTGATCCCGCTCTCCTGGCTGATCGGGCGGATCAACAAGGTGGTCGCGATGGTGATCGGGATGATCGTCTCGCTGGTAGGCTTCGTCGCGTGCGGATCGACGATGATCGGTTGGCTCGTTTGTCTCATGCTTCTCGTCTTCTCGATCGGCGAGATGATGTGCAGCCCGACGTTCAGCGCGTACGTGGGGCTGATCGCGCCTCCGGACAAGAAGGCGCTCTACATGGGCTACTCGAACATCCCGTTCGCGATCGGCTGGGCCGCGGGGAACGGCATCGGCGGGCGGATGTACGAGGCGATGTCGAGCAAGTTCGATCTGGCGAGGCGTCTTCTCGTCGATCGATTCGGGTTGGCGCGCGAGGCGGCCGAGGGGCTCGAGAACTCGGAAGTGCTCGGCGCGCTCGCCGCGAAGATGAACGGCGGCGCGGGCGCCACGATCGACGAGGCGACGCGTCTTCTCTGGAGCACCTACCAGCCCTGGAAGGTCTGGTACTACCTCGGCGCGTTCGGGCTCGCCGGCACGATCGGGATGCTCCTCTTCTATTTCGCGACGCGGAGATCGATCCAGGAGTCCGCGCGGGAATAGCCAAGGCGGGTCAGATCAGGGCGTCGTCCATCGGGCCGATGCGAACGATGTCGATCCGGTCGATCTCGGCGACGCCGAGCTTCCATCGGGTTTCGGCGACGCGGACGTGCTTCGCGGATGTTCCTCCGCGCGGCGGCTTCTCGAAGAACGCTTTGCGCTTCTCCTCCAGAAGCTTCACGCCGAGCGCATCGAGGGCGACCGGATCGGTTCCGACGAGGAGACCGTTGTACGCCCACACATGCGCCGGATCGAAGTGGTGCGGCCCGATTCCGTAGAAGAGAGGCGTGAGAGCGACGAGCACGTTGAGCCGCGTCTTCCCCTCGCAGACCGGTTCTTTCCAGATCCCGGCGAGGTCGGCGCACGAGTCGCCGTGCCACTTCCACGGTTCCCGCACGAACATGACATAGTTCTTGATGCATCCGCCGATCCCCGACCAGTGGTGCGTCCGGATCGGGCGGATGTTGACGAGCGCCGTCGAGCGGAGAAAGACCGGGTCGTCGAGAACGCGCCGATCGCCGGTCGAGATGTTCTCCTCGCGGATCCCGATCTCGATCGCTCGCCCGCGAATCGCCTCCTCGAGCGGGCGCGGCGTGGGGAGCGAGGACCAGACGTTCGTCTTGATCCCGAGCACATCCTCGGGCGAGAGAAACGCGCGCCAGGCCGCCTCGGAGCTCTCAGCGTTCGCGAGAGCAGCGACCGCGTCGTCCAACATCCTTGTTACAACTTCCGCGTCGACGGTTCCGTCCGGACGCGTCGCGGAAGGATCGCGAACGAGGACGGCGCGCGCTCTCTCCGGCGGCGAACCGGTCTCCGCCAGAAGATGCTCGGCGGCCGGGAGCGCGAGGGCGAAAGCGGCGGCGCCGGAAGCCCCCGTTCTCAGGAAATCTCTTCTTGTGTAAATCTTCTCTTTCACTTCTCGCGTTCCTCCAGCAGGCTTCGGGCCGCGGCGAGATGCTCCTTCGCGCTCGCCGCGTCGGGCGCGTCGAACACGGCGACAAGATAGCGCCCCTCGCGCGCGGATCCCGCGAACGACCCGTCCTCGATCGCTGCAACCTCGTTCCGGTGCGATTCCGGAAGGAAGTGCTCAATGAACTGCTCGCGGGCGAACGCCGCTTCCGCCTCGCCGGGGTAGCGAACGACGAGAAGGAGAAGCCCGCCGTTCCCAGCGGCGTATTCGGCCATCGCCGCGTCGGTCTGTTCCCCGAGTCCGAGGATGTTCTCATCGGAAACGAAATAGTGTTGGTTGAGATCGGTGTGCTTGTGGAAGTAGCGGATCGATCCGGAATCGAGGCCCGATTCCGGAAGGCGCGAAAGAAGGTCGGGGAGCGGTCCGTCCTCGGCCGCGCGCGCGGCGATCGCTTTCCCGATCTCGAAGACCGCCTCGTGCGACGCGGGTCCTTCGCGGTCGGTCCAGATCGTCGCGAAGAGACGGTTCCTCCAGAACAGAAGATAGCCGGATCGGTATTCGGATCCCTGCCCGATCCCCGCTTCTTCTCCCGAACGGTTCCGCGAGAAGACGCCAAACGCTTCGGCCGAGCTCCCCATGTCGTAGAGCTCGATGGAGATGGTGTCCTCGGCGGGACCGGGAACGCGCTGCACGAGAAGCGCGCGGAAATCGTAGGAGAGATAGATCTCCGCGGCTCCGTTCATGTACCGGAAGATCGTCTCCCGATCGTAGAGGGCGCCGGCGTCGGCGTTTTCGTCGATCGTCTCCGGAAGAAGCGCGCGAAGATCCAGGATCGATTCCTCCCGCCGCGGGTCTCTAGCCGCGGGACGAGTCAAGAGCAAGATGCCGGCGGCCGCCGCACAAACGATTCGAAACACGATCGGTGTCTTCATCGATGGTTGCCGCGACGCCGTCTCGCGGGTCTCCTACGCAGCGCCGCGTCTTATCATCCGCGGCGCGAGACCGAAGGGGATCCTTCGCTCATCGTACCTTGAACGAGATCGGCGCGCAAGGGATCGGCGCGGGGCAGGGAGCAAGCGCGGTCCCGATCGCGGGGGTTAAAGTTTGTGCATCAAGCGATTGTGTCCGCGCGGATCTCGGACGAGCCGCCCGCGCGGAAAGGGGGCGCGTCTTTCGCGCTCGAGAGAGGAAGCGGCGGGCGGAAGGGCGGGGGAGGCCGGCCGCCCGGGCCGATCTCCGCACGGGGGCGCGCCGCGCGAAGAAGATTACTCCTTGAAAAGAAACAAGTTACGCCCCGCGGTTCCCGCGATCGGCCTCGAGAAAAAAAAGCGCTCCGCCCGTTTTTGGCTTGTCCCCTTCGGCTGAATCAGTTGCTACAATACTCAGTCTTGATTGGCACAGGGAAGGATGGGGCCGCGGCCGATCCTCGCGGACAAGGGCCGTTCGGGAATAGGCTCCCCGCGGGAGATCCGCGAGCCCCGGAGTAACCCGAATCCATCAGGGGGTGAGACAAAAATCCCAAGGCGGGCGTCGCGCGGGTTGGTCTTCACGCGCGACAGTGCCCGCGCAAAGCCTGGCTGTGATGGCGACGCGCATCGCGCGGTCGTCCAACAGGAGAGTGAGATGAAGACTCACGTCGGAGGTCACGGAATCCGATCCGGACGGAGCTCGCATTCCGCCGGAAGCCACGTCCTTCTCGACTTCGGCGGCGTGCCTCGCGAGATCTGCGAGGACGACGCGTTCCTCCTCGATCTGATCCGAAAAGCTTCGATCGAATCGGGATCGACGGTGATCAACTCGTGCCGGTATCGGTTCGGGCACAACTCGCCTTCGGGCTGCACCGCGTTCGTCATGCTGGACGAGAGCCACGTTTCGATTCACACCTATGCCGAGCGCGGTCTCGTGGCCGCCGACGTCTTCACCTGCGGGCCGACAAGCGAGGAGAAGACGGACTTGATCGTGACCAGGCTGAAGAGCGCCCTGCCCCACACCGAAGTCCGTGACATCCGCCTCCCGAGGTTCGCCCCGATCGCGGAGACCGCTTCGGTTCCGGGAGGTGACGGTTGAAGCGCCGGCTGCACGACGGCCGGGAAGACGGTCTCGATCCCCTCGAAACGCTCGACTTGCGGAAGACGGAGAGCTTCTCCGATCTCCTCGCGCGCATGTCGAAGACCGCGTTCGGCGGGAGAGCGCTCGGGGAGGCGTACCACGTCTTCCGCGAGATGGCCGGCGATCCTTCCTGTTTGATCGTCGTCACCGTTTCCGGAGCGATGACGATCGCGAAGATGGGCAAGGTTCTCTGCGACATGATCGACGAGGGCCTCGCGCACATCGTCGTCAGCACCGGAGCGCTGATGGCCCACGGGCTCTCCGAGGCGATCGGGGGCGTCCACTACAAACACGACGAGACCAAGGACGACGTCGAGCTCTTCGAGAAGGGCTACAACCGCGTCTACGACACGCTGGAGATGGAGGCGAACCTATGCGCCGCGGAGCGCCTCGTCTCCGAGGTCCTGGACCGCCACGACTGGTCCCGCCCGACGTCGTCGCACGAGTTCAACCGGGAGATCGGGCGACGTCTCTTCGAGCTCGGGCAGATGCCGAGCATCCTCGGCAACGCGTACGCGAAGGGAGTTCCGGTGTACGTCCCGGCTTTCACCGATTCCGAGCTCGGCCTCGACGTCGCGACCCACGCGATGAAGAAGTCAATGGAGGCGCGCGGATCGAGCGGTACCGACGTTCTCTTTTCGGAAGCCCCGCCCTTCAACCCGTTCTTGGATCTTTTCGATTACACGCGAAGAATCCTGGCGGCTAAGACGGTCGGCATCTTCACGATCGGCGGGGGCGTGCCGCGGAACTGGGCTCAGCAAGTCGGCCCCTTCGTCGACATCACCAACATGCGCCTCGGGACGGAGATCTCGCAGCCGCGCTTCCGCTACGGGATCCGCATCTGTCCCGAGCCGACGCACTGGGGCGGGCTCTCCGGCTGCACGTACCGGGAAGGCGTCTCGTGGGGGAAGTTCGTTCCTCGCGAAGAGGGAGGACGTTTCGCCGAGGTGTACTGCGACGCCACGATCGCATGGCCGATTCTCGTTCGCGCCCTACTCGAAACGAAACGATGAGCGAAGGCCACACCGTCCGCTTTCTGGATCTTCCTCCCTGCCCGATCGAGAAGGCCGAGGTCGTCATCCTTTCTCTTCCTTTCGAGAAGACCGTGAGCTACGGACGCGGCGCGGCGACCGGTCCCCAGGCAATTCTCGATGCGAGCCGGCAGATCGAGCTGTTCGACGAGGAAACGGAGATCGACTTCGACAGGGGACCGCGCATCCACACGGCCGAGGCGGTCGAGCCGGGCGAGCGGTCGGTCGAGGGCTATCTCGCGGATGTCGCGCGCCGCACGAGCGCTCTTCGGGATCGTTTCGTTCTTTCTCTCGGCGGGGAGCACACGGTCACGTACGGCGCGGCGCGCGGTCTCGTCCCTTCCCTTCGCGATCTCACGATCGTCCAGATCGATGCGCACGCGGACCTCATCGACGCTCTCGAAGGGAACAGATGGTCGCACGGCACCGTGATGCGGCGTCTATGGGACGAGGGATGCCGGATCGTCTCGATCGGCGTGCGAAGCCTCTCGCGCGAGGAGTTCGATCTCGCGCGAAAAGGAGATCGCATCCGCGTCTTCTTCGCCCACCGCCTCGAAGAAGAGTGGCGGGACGCGATTCAGCTTCTTCTCGCGCTCGAGGGGCCGGTCTATCTTTCGCTCGACGTGGACGGCCTCGATCCGGCGGTTCTCCCGAGCACCGGCACGCCGCAGCCGGGCGGTCTCTCCTGGAAGCAGGCGACGGCGATTCTCGAGGCGACGGCGCGCGCGCCGAAGGCTCGGTTCATCGGAGCGGACATCGTCGAGTACGTGGCGAGCCCGAACCCTCCGGGTTCGGACCTCACGGCGGCGAAGCTCGCGACGCGTCTTCTCGCGTATCGAGAGTCGGCTCGCCGCACGGGGCGGCCTTCACCGGACGCTGGCGCGTAGTTTCGTCTACGCGTTCTTGCGCGCCTTGCCTCCGGGCGCGGTGTTTTTGCGCGCGGCGTCGTTCGCCTCTGCCTGCAGGGATTCGAGGAGTTGCTCGGCCTCCCTCCGCACGAGGTAC includes these proteins:
- a CDS encoding MFS transporter, whose amino-acid sequence is MEQPKASFWRQVRAFPANFWFANFMEIFERLAFFGVRAIAPLYLVASAERNGLGLSFQEKGDIYMWWALLQCLIPMVSGGYTERYGYRKSLVVAFVLNILGYIGMAQSKTLADAFSARGWEGANYGVFLIAACFVATGTAIFKPAVHGTIAKTTTKETSSMGWGLFYWVVNIGGALAPMCAAPLRGEINWHVVFYAAAAVTAFNFLPAFLLYREPEKVPSKEGEKGPVGVFVSSIGTVFKDLRLVAFLLIFSCFWLMFMQLWDLLPNFVEEWVDTSDVAGVFGAVSGSWLLSDGQVKPEMIININPWSIILLVIPLSWLIGRINKVVAMVIGMIVSLVGFVACGSTMIGWLVCLMLLVFSIGEMMCSPTFSAYVGLIAPPDKKALYMGYSNIPFAIGWAAGNGIGGRMYEAMSSKFDLARRLLVDRFGLAREAAEGLENSEVLGALAAKMNGGAGATIDEATRLLWSTYQPWKVWYYLGAFGLAGTIGMLLFYFATRRSIQESARE
- a CDS encoding DUF362 domain-containing protein, whose amino-acid sequence is MKEKIYTRRDFLRTGASGAAAFALALPAAEHLLAETGSPPERARAVLVRDPSATRPDGTVDAEVVTRMLDDAVAALANAESSEAAWRAFLSPEDVLGIKTNVWSSLPTPRPLEEAIRGRAIEIGIREENISTGDRRVLDDPVFLRSTALVNIRPIRTHHWSGIGGCIKNYVMFVREPWKWHGDSCADLAGIWKEPVCEGKTRLNVLVALTPLFYGIGPHHFDPAHVWAYNGLLVGTDPVALDALGVKLLEEKRKAFFEKPPRGGTSAKHVRVAETRWKLGVAEIDRIDIVRIGPMDDALI
- the speD gene encoding adenosylmethionine decarboxylase; this encodes MKTHVGGHGIRSGRSSHSAGSHVLLDFGGVPREICEDDAFLLDLIRKASIESGSTVINSCRYRFGHNSPSGCTAFVMLDESHVSIHTYAERGLVAADVFTCGPTSEEKTDLIVTRLKSALPHTEVRDIRLPRFAPIAETASVPGGDG
- a CDS encoding deoxyhypusine synthase family protein — its product is MKRRLHDGREDGLDPLETLDLRKTESFSDLLARMSKTAFGGRALGEAYHVFREMAGDPSCLIVVTVSGAMTIAKMGKVLCDMIDEGLAHIVVSTGALMAHGLSEAIGGVHYKHDETKDDVELFEKGYNRVYDTLEMEANLCAAERLVSEVLDRHDWSRPTSSHEFNREIGRRLFELGQMPSILGNAYAKGVPVYVPAFTDSELGLDVATHAMKKSMEARGSSGTDVLFSEAPPFNPFLDLFDYTRRILAAKTVGIFTIGGGVPRNWAQQVGPFVDITNMRLGTEISQPRFRYGIRICPEPTHWGGLSGCTYREGVSWGKFVPREEGGRFAEVYCDATIAWPILVRALLETKR
- the speB gene encoding agmatinase, which gives rise to MSEGHTVRFLDLPPCPIEKAEVVILSLPFEKTVSYGRGAATGPQAILDASRQIELFDEETEIDFDRGPRIHTAEAVEPGERSVEGYLADVARRTSALRDRFVLSLGGEHTVTYGAARGLVPSLRDLTIVQIDAHADLIDALEGNRWSHGTVMRRLWDEGCRIVSIGVRSLSREEFDLARKGDRIRVFFAHRLEEEWRDAIQLLLALEGPVYLSLDVDGLDPAVLPSTGTPQPGGLSWKQATAILEATARAPKARFIGADIVEYVASPNPPGSDLTAAKLATRLLAYRESARRTGRPSPDAGA